Proteins encoded in a region of the Ornithodoros turicata isolate Travis chromosome 3, ASM3712646v1, whole genome shotgun sequence genome:
- the LOC135388925 gene encoding eukaryotic translation initiation factor eIF1-like, giving the protein MSAGIQNLKTFDPFADAIRGDEQGVQDGLIHIRIQQRNGRKTLTTVQGISDDYDKKKIVRACKKEFACNGTVVEHPEYGEVIQLQGDQRNNICQFLTRIGIAKPEQLKMHGF; this is encoded by the exons ATGTCTGCCGGTATCCAGAACCTCAAAACTTTTG ACCCCTTCGCCGATGCCATCCGGGGCGATGAGCAGGGAGTGCAGGACGGACTAATACACATTCGAATCCAGCAGCGAAACGGTCGTAAAACCCTCACTACTGTGCAGGGAATCTCCGATGACTATGACAAGAAGAAAATCGTGAGAGCCTGCAAAAAG GAATTCGCCTGCAATGGCACGGTGGTGGAGCACCCAGAGTATGGAGAAGTCATTCAGCTGCAAGGGGACCAACGCAACAACATCTGCCAGTTCCTGACGCGCATCGGCATCGCCAAGCCAGAGCAGCTTAAAATGCACGGCTTTTaa